The following proteins are co-located in the Polymorphospora rubra genome:
- a CDS encoding prephenate dehydrogenase encodes MCPEKSLNYGNQADHRSPRPGRRVAGVRAGTAFTAACARVSRVDVAVIGLGLIGGSVLRALAAAGHRVLGYDADPATRATARTAAAKAPPAARWQVTATVRDAVARADLAVVAVPLPAVAGVLDQLADAGFSGLVTDVTSVKGPVHQLVGQRLHRLHDRLAGFVGGHPMAGRETSGFAAADPELFADCSWVLCLEPGVTALSDWLELAVLVTGLGARVVPATPEEHDRAVAAVSHVPHLLAAALAATAATDPLAGTLAAGSFRDGTRVAATRPELVAAMCGGNAAAVGPALDAVLTELAGARTALAADDPIAALRTWLTPGCAARTAWPPAPGKPLELPARVETLIRLGRAGGWVTAVADDRRTVTGVRPAPVDPD; translated from the coding sequence TTGTGTCCGGAAAAATCACTGAATTACGGTAACCAGGCAGATCATCGGTCGCCACGACCCGGCCGGCGGGTCGCCGGGGTACGGGCCGGCACCGCGTTCACCGCCGCGTGTGCGAGAGTCAGCCGTGTGGATGTTGCGGTGATCGGCCTCGGTCTCATCGGCGGTTCGGTGCTGCGGGCGCTGGCGGCCGCCGGCCACCGGGTGCTCGGCTACGACGCCGACCCGGCCACCCGGGCCACCGCGCGGACCGCCGCCGCGAAGGCGCCGCCCGCCGCCCGCTGGCAGGTCACCGCGACCGTACGCGACGCGGTGGCGCGCGCCGACCTGGCCGTGGTCGCCGTACCGCTGCCGGCCGTGGCCGGTGTCCTCGACCAGCTCGCCGACGCCGGATTCAGTGGCCTCGTCACCGACGTGACCTCGGTCAAGGGTCCGGTGCACCAGCTCGTCGGGCAGCGGCTGCACCGGCTCCACGACCGGCTGGCCGGCTTCGTCGGCGGCCACCCGATGGCCGGTCGTGAGACGTCCGGCTTCGCCGCCGCCGACCCGGAACTGTTCGCCGACTGCTCCTGGGTGCTGTGCCTGGAGCCCGGCGTCACCGCACTGTCCGACTGGCTGGAACTCGCCGTACTGGTGACCGGGCTCGGGGCGCGGGTGGTGCCGGCCACCCCCGAGGAGCACGACCGGGCGGTCGCCGCCGTGAGCCACGTACCGCACCTGCTCGCCGCGGCGCTCGCGGCGACCGCCGCCACCGACCCGCTGGCCGGCACCCTCGCCGCCGGTTCGTTCCGCGACGGAACCCGGGTCGCGGCCACCCGGCCGGAACTGGTCGCGGCGATGTGCGGCGGCAACGCCGCCGCGGTCGGGCCGGCACTCGACGCCGTACTCACCGAACTGGCCGGCGCCCGGACCGCGCTGGCCGCCGACGACCCGATCGCGGCACTGCGGACCTGGCTGACGCCGGGGTGCGCGGCCCGTACCGCGTGGCCGCCGGCCCCTGGCAAACCGCTCGAACTGCCGGCCCGGGTCGAGACGCTCATCCGGCTCGGCCGCGCCGGTGGCTGGGTGACCGCCGTCGCCGACGACCGCCGTACGGTGACCGGCGTCCGCCCCGCCCCGGTCGACCCGGACTGA
- a CDS encoding M23 family metallopeptidase, whose product MSWRHRAPWKATAGRPWTYPVLFLLVAGLGAGCGAPPGATGAGAPNWRASDGGTPSTPPTGTPTTGTAPSAGPATTGPTPPGNSGRRYFFPVAGSNVAYHPTHSAYPATDIFADCGTPVVAVTDGVVLEISRSDTYDRRKPDGPLNGGLFVSLLGDDGVRYYGSHLVEVSAGIDAGVRVGAGQRVGSVGRTGNANNVCHLHFGISPPCAGAGDWWVRRGVVWPAPYLDAWRKKRDSAPADKVAAWQREKGCARTP is encoded by the coding sequence ATGTCTTGGCGACATCGAGCACCATGGAAGGCGACGGCCGGCCGGCCGTGGACGTACCCGGTGTTGTTCCTGCTCGTGGCGGGGCTCGGCGCGGGGTGCGGTGCGCCGCCCGGCGCGACGGGCGCCGGCGCACCGAACTGGCGCGCGAGCGACGGCGGCACCCCGTCCACACCCCCGACCGGGACCCCGACGACCGGTACGGCGCCCTCCGCCGGCCCGGCCACGACCGGGCCGACGCCTCCGGGTAACAGCGGCCGGCGGTACTTCTTCCCCGTCGCCGGCAGCAACGTCGCCTACCACCCGACCCATTCGGCGTACCCGGCGACCGACATCTTCGCCGACTGCGGCACCCCGGTCGTGGCGGTGACCGACGGGGTGGTGCTGGAGATCAGCCGCAGCGACACGTACGACCGGCGCAAGCCCGACGGTCCGCTGAACGGCGGGCTGTTCGTGTCGCTGCTCGGTGACGACGGGGTGCGCTACTACGGTTCGCACCTGGTCGAGGTGTCCGCCGGGATCGACGCCGGGGTACGGGTGGGCGCCGGCCAGCGGGTCGGCTCGGTGGGCCGTACCGGCAACGCCAACAACGTCTGCCACCTGCACTTCGGTATCTCGCCGCCGTGCGCCGGCGCCGGTGACTGGTGGGTACGCCGGGGCGTGGTGTGGCCGGCGCCGTACCTCGACGCGTGGCGGAAGAAGCGGGACTCGGCGCCGGCCGACAAGGTGGCGGCCTGGCAGCGTGAGAAGGGTTGTGCCCGTACGCCGTGA